Proteins encoded in a region of the Larimichthys crocea isolate SSNF chromosome XVI, L_crocea_2.0, whole genome shotgun sequence genome:
- the tubb5 gene encoding tubulin beta-5 chain produces MREIVHIQAGQCGNQIGAKFWEVISDEHGIDPTGTYHGDSDLQLDRISVYYNEATGGKYVPRAILVDLEPGTMDSVRSGPFGQIFRPDNFVFGQSGAGNNWAKGHYTEGAELVDSVLDVVRKESESCDCLQGFQLTHSLGGGTGSGMGTLLISKIREEYPDRIMNTFSVVPSPKVSDTVVEPYNATLSVHQLVENTDETYCIDNEALYDICFRTLKLTTPTYGDLNHLVSATMSGVTTCLRFPGQLNADLRKLAVNMVPFPRLHFFMPGFAPLTSRGSQQYRALTVPELTQQVFDAKNMMAACDPRHGRYLTVAAVFRGRMSMKEVDEQMLNVQNKNSSYFVEWIPNNVKTAVCDIPPRGLKMAVTFIGNSTAIQELFKRISEQFTAMFRRKAFLHWYTGEGMDEMEFTEAESNMNDLVSEYQQYQDATAEEEGEFEEEAEDDA; encoded by the exons ATGAGGGAAATCGTGCACATCCAGGCCGGCCAGTGCGGTAACCAGATTGGTGCCAAG tTCTGGGAAGTGATCAGCGATGAGCACGGCATCGATCCCACAGGGACTTACCATGGAGACAGTGACCTGCAGCTGGACAGGATCAGTGTCTACTATAATGAGGCCACAG GAGGTAAATATGTACCTCGTGCCATTCTGGTGGACTTGGAGCCTGGCACCATGGACTCTGTGAGGTCTGGACCCTTTGGGCAGATCTTCAGGCCTGACAACTTTGTGTTTG GTCAGAGCGGTGCTGGAAACAACTGGGCCAAGGGTCATTACACAGAGGGAGCTGAGTTGGTGGACTCAGTCCTGGATGTGGTCCGCAAAGAGTCAGAGAGCTGTGATTGCCTGCAGGGCTTCCAGCTCACCCACTCTCTTGGTGGTGGCACTGGATCCGGTATGGGAACCCTGCTCATCAGCAAGATCCGTGAGGAGTACCCCGACCGTATTATGAACACCTTCAGTGTGGTGCCTTCCCCCAAG GTTTCAGACACAGTGGTTGAGCCTTACAATGCCACCCTGTCAGTCCACCAGCTTGTAGAGAACACAGATGAAACCTACTGTATTGACAACGAAGCTCTGTATGACATCTGCTTCCGCACTCTGAAACTCACCACACCCACTTACGGAGACTTGAACCACCTTGTGTCCGCCACCATGAGCGGTGTCACCACCTGCCTGCGCTTCCCCGGTCAGCTCAATGCTGATCTCCGCAAACTGGCTGTCAACATGGTGCCTTTCCCCCGTTTGCACTTCTTCATGCCTGGCTTCGCTCCCCTGACCAGTAGAGGCAGCCAGCAGTACCGTGCCCTCACAGTCCCTGAGCTCACCCAGCAGGTGTTCGATGCCAAGAACATGATGGCTGCTTGTGACCCACGTCACGGCCGCTATCTGACCGTCGCCGCAGTATTCCGTGGACGCATGTCCATGAAGGAAGTTGATGAGCAGATGCTCAACGTccagaacaaaaacagcagctacTTCGTCGAATGGATCCCCAACAATGTCAAGACCGCCGTCTGCGACATTCCACCCCGTGGCCTCAAGATGGCCGTCACTTTCATCGGCAACAGCACAGCCATCCAGGAGCTGTTCAAGCGTATCTCTGAGCAGTTCACAGCCATGTTCCGTCGTAAGGCCTTCTTGCATTGGTACACAGGTGAAGGTATGGATGAGATGGAGTTCACTGAAGCAGAGAGCAACATGAATGATCTGGTGTCTGAGTACCAGCAGTACCAGGATGCCACTGCTGAAGAAGAGGGTGAATTTGAGGAGGAGGCTGAAGATGATGCTTGA